From Bordetella flabilis, the proteins below share one genomic window:
- a CDS encoding LysR family transcriptional regulator: MDTTWLEDFIAVIREGGFSRAADQRAISQPAFSRRIRCLEDWVGTPLFDRAARTIQLTPAGERLKPFAEEILRQLETGRRDAMSAAQVSTETLLFASTHALSLTFFPPWLRTLEQEAPLMSTIQLTADSMQGCERLMVDGLAQFLLCHHHPAASSRLSPDRFKSVLLGEDVLVPVCAPALASDRALQAGPFLAYSESSGMGRILRAAWEACNRPPLPEPAFSSHLATVLVMMARDARGVAWSPLSLVADDLQSGRLVKLGGPADEVRIEIHLFRPRTRQVGAAERFWQRVMDGTRQN; the protein is encoded by the coding sequence ATGGACACCACCTGGCTAGAGGACTTCATCGCAGTGATTCGCGAGGGAGGTTTCTCCCGCGCCGCGGACCAGCGCGCCATCAGCCAACCCGCGTTCAGCAGAAGAATCCGCTGCCTGGAGGACTGGGTAGGGACACCTTTATTCGACCGTGCAGCGCGGACCATACAGCTCACGCCCGCAGGTGAGCGCCTGAAACCCTTCGCGGAAGAGATTCTGCGGCAATTGGAAACGGGACGCCGGGATGCGATGAGCGCCGCGCAGGTCTCGACGGAGACGCTGCTGTTTGCCTCGACCCATGCGCTGTCGCTGACGTTCTTTCCCCCGTGGCTGCGTACCTTGGAGCAGGAAGCGCCGCTGATGTCGACGATCCAGTTGACGGCGGACAGCATGCAAGGTTGTGAACGGTTGATGGTCGATGGACTGGCGCAGTTCCTGCTTTGCCATCATCACCCGGCCGCTTCCAGCCGGCTTTCACCTGACCGGTTCAAATCCGTTTTGCTGGGCGAGGACGTGCTGGTCCCGGTGTGCGCGCCGGCGCTGGCAAGCGACAGGGCGCTTCAGGCAGGACCCTTCCTGGCTTATTCGGAGTCTTCCGGAATGGGGCGGATATTGCGGGCCGCTTGGGAAGCTTGCAATCGACCGCCGCTCCCGGAACCCGCGTTCTCGTCCCATTTGGCGACGGTGCTGGTGATGATGGCGCGGGACGCGCGGGGTGTTGCTTGGTCTCCGCTGAGCCTGGTCGCGGATGACCTGCAGTCGGGGCGGCTTGTGAAGCTGGGTGGGCCGGCGGATGAAGTGCGGATAGAGATCCATCTTTTCCGGCCCCGCACCCGGCAGGTTGGCGCGGCCGAGCGTTTCTGGCAACGAGTAATGGATGGAACGCGGCAGAACTAG